CAGACCGGAGCCTTCCTGCGCAAGAAGTTTTTCTCCCGCGGCGGCCTGCTCACCCTCGATCAGATCATGCAGGAAGGCACGGGCGAACCGCTGAATCCCAAGTACATGATTGAATCGCTGAAGGCGCCGGAGCGGTAGGCGCACGGTCTCCGGTCAGTAGGCTGCGGGCGGCCCCGGAGCGGGGTGCTCGTCCTCGAGGACTCGGCGCGCCCAGCCTCCGATCACCGGATACGCCGCCCACTCTCCATTGCCCGCTTTCATGCCGTAGATGATGGCCGTCGCCAGCATCCCCACCCAGATGGCCATCGCAAACACCCACATCAATGGAAGGAGGATGAAGAAGAGGGGCGGCGGCGGCCCGGCCTTGTTGCCGGTGAAGACGATTCCGAAGATGAAGGCGAACCACAGCACCATCAAGCAGCCCCAGACTACCATGTACGCCAGTTGCAGGAAGATCGCCTGCAGCGCGTGGAACTTCACGAAGCGCGACTCGCGCCGGTTGAAGTAGATGATCAGCGGCGCGATGAACCAGCCCACCAGCTGCAGCACGTGGGCCAGCGTCGCCATGGTGCGCTCGTCGGCGGTGGGGACAGGCCCCGCGCCCGGGAAGGGCTCACTCGACGCCGTTCCCTGTTCCAAGTCCGTCATATAAGCTGCACAGTATATCGCCTGTCCTGGCATCCCCGGAGGCCCACATGAAGTTCCACACCGAGTATCTGACCTTCAACACCAAGAAGCACCGCGAGTACATCCACATCACGCCGCAGGTGGAGGCAGCGGTGGCCAAGAGCGGCGTGCGCGAGGGCATGGTGCTGGTCTCGGCCATGCACATCACCGCCGGGGTGTACGTGAACGACAGCGAGTCCGGGCTCATCCACGACATCGACCAGTGGCTGGAGCAGCTGGCGCCCTTCCGCAAGGACTACCTCCACCACCAGACCGGCGAATCGAATGGCGACTCGCATCTGAAGAGCATGCTGGTGCACCACGAGGTCATGGTTCCCATCACCGCCGGCAAGCTCGACCTGGGCCCCTGGCAGCGCGTCTTCTACGCCGAGTTCGACGGCCAGCGCGCCAAGCGCGTCATTCTCAAAGTGATGGGCGAGTGAGAACTGGGTGTTGAGCCTTCGGAGGGGCACGGCTTGGTAGGGTAGGGCTTCAGCCCTGACTCGCGGAGCGACCGTGCCGTCCCAGCAATCCAAAACGAAGGGGCTTTAGCCCCTGAGGCCGCCGTAGAATACACCCGTGCTCCAGCCCGGCCAGCCCGTGAGCGTCAACCTTGCCGGCATGCAGGTGGAGGGCGTCCTCTTCCACGCGGCGGTCACGGACGCCCACGCCGTCATCCTGCGGCAGACCTCGGAGGACCCGCCGAAATACCTGGTGAAGCTCCTTTACTCCTTCAAGGGCATTGACGAAGTGGAAGTTACGGAAGCTCGCATCAAGGCCAAGTGATGCCTGACCTCCCCAACTCTGCCGAGTGTGTGATCATCGGTGGCGGCATCGTGGGCTCGAGCATCGCCTACCACCTGACCGCCGCCGGCTGCCGCGACGTCCTGGTGATCGAGCGCGAGACCCATCAGGGCAAGGGTTCCACCGGCAAGAGCATGGGCGGCGTGCGCGCTCAGTTCTCCACTCCCGTCAACATCCAGATGTCTCTCTACTCCATCCCCTTCTACGCGACCTTCGAAGAGCGCCTCGGCCATCCCTCCGGCTACCGGCCGCAGGGATATCTCTTCATGGCCACGAGCGAGGCGCACTTGAAGTACCTGCGCACGAACTACGAACTTCAGGTGAAGATAGGCTTGAAGGACGTCCGGCTGCTGGCGGCGGAGGAGATCGCGCGCCTGTACCCGCAACTGCGCTCCGACGACGTCGTGGGCGGCAGCTTCTGCGCCAGCGACGGATTCGTGGACCCTTACAGCGCCATGGTGGGATTCATGACGCGCGCCACCGAGCAAGGCGCGCGCCTGCTGCGCGATACGGAAGTCACCGCCATCCTGCGTGACGCCCGCGGCATCGCCGGCGTCGAAACCTCACGCGGCCCGGTGGCCACGCGCAAGGTGGTCAACGCCGCCGGGCCCTGGGCGGCACAGGTGGCAAAGCTCGCGGGCGTGGAGCTGCCGGTCGAGCCGCTGCGCCGCATGCTTGTCCCCACCGAGCCCTTCGACGCCTTCCCCCACAGCGCGCCCATGATCATCGATATGTCCAACGGCTTTCACTTCCGCCCCGAAGCTCTCGGCTTCCTGCTGGCCTGGAACGACCCGGAAGAGACTCCGGGCTTCAAGACGGATTTCGACCCCGCCTTCGTGGAAAAGATCCTGACCCGCGCCGCCAACCGCGTTCCCTGCTTCGAGAATGTGGCGGTGAATCCCAAGCGCGCCTGGGCCGGCCTCTACGAGATGACTCCCGACCACCACCCCGTACTCGGCCCCGTCCGCGACCTCCCCGGCTTTTTCCTGGCCAACGGCTTCAGCGGACACGGCGTCATGCACGCCCCCGCCACCGGCAAAATCCTCGCCGACCTGATCCTCAAAGGAAAATCCAGTCTGGTGGATACCCGCCTCCTCAGCCTGGAGCGCTTCGCCGAGGGCCACTTGCTGGAAGAGACTGCGGTGCTGTGATCCCGGCGAGCTCCCCGCTACAGTTGAACTCAGGCCCCCTAAAGTAGATATTGAAGGGGTGCCGGTAAACCCCACTTCCGCCAAGGCCAGCGACCCCTCCCACGACTTCCTGCGGGCCGAGCCCCGCCCGCTCGACGCGCTCTTCCGGCCGGAGCGAGTGGCGCTGATCGGGGCGACGGAGCGCGTGGGCAGCGTCGGCCGTACCGTCTTCGAGAACCTGCTCGCCGCCTTCCGTGGCAAGGTCTTCCCGGTCAACCCCACGCATCCGCAGATTCTTGGCCAGCCTGCTTATCCCAGCATTGCGGCGGTCCCGGAGAAGGTGGATCTGGCGGTCGTGGTCACCCCTGCGGCCACCGTACCGGACGTGATCGGCGAATGCGTGGACGCCGGCGTGCGCGCCGCCGTGGTGATCTCCGCCGGCTTCAAGGAGCACGGAGCCCAGGGCGTGGAGCTGGAGCGGCGCATCGTTCAGCATCTGCGCCGCGGGCCCATGCGGCTCATCGGTCCCAACTGCCTGGGAGTGATGAACCCACACTGCGGCCTCAACGCCACCTTCGCGCGGGACATGGCCCGGCCCGGCAACGTCGCCTTCCTCAGCCAGAGCGGCGCGCTGCTCACCGCCATCCTCGACTGGAGCCTGAAGGAGTTGGTGGGCTTCAGCGCCTTCGTTTCCACCGGCTCCATGCTCGACGTGGGATGGGGCGACCTCATCTACTACCTCGGCGACGACCCCAACACCCAGAGCATCCTTATTTACATGGAGTCCATCGGCGACGCGCGCTCCTTCCTCTCCGCCGCGCGCGAGGTGGCCTTCACCAAGCCCATCATCGTCATCAAGGCGGGGAGGACGGAAGCCGCCTCCCGCGCTGCGGCGTCGCACACCGGCGCGCTCACCGGCAGCGACGATGTCCTGGACGCCGCCTTCCGCCGTTGCGGTGTGTTGCGCGTCAACAGCATCGGCGACCTGTTCAACATGGCCGAAGTCTTCGGCAAGCAGCCCCGCCCGCGCGGGCCGCGGCTCACTATCCTGACCAACGCCGGAGGCCCGGGCGTGCTGGCCACCGACGCCCTCATCGCCGCCGGCGGCGAACTGGCCGCGCTCTCCCCGCCGACGCTCCACGCCCTCGACCAGTTCCTGCCTCCCCACTGGAGCCACAGCAATCCTGTGGACGTCCTGGGCGATGCCGGTCCCGAGCGCTACGCCAAGGCCCTGGAGGTCGCCGCCGCCGATCCCGCGAGCGACGGCATGCTGGTCATCATGGCGCCGCAGGGCATGACCGATCCCGCCGCGACCGCGGAGCGCGTGGCCTCCTATGCGCGGACTTTTCCCAAACCGATTCTTGCCAGCTGGATGGGTGGAGCCGGTGTGGCGGGCGGCGTAGAGGTCCTCAACCGCGCCGAAATCCCCACCTTCTCTTACCCGG
Above is a window of Terriglobales bacterium DNA encoding:
- a CDS encoding DUF4870 domain-containing protein: MTDLEQGTASSEPFPGAGPVPTADERTMATLAHVLQLVGWFIAPLIIYFNRRESRFVKFHALQAIFLQLAYMVVWGCLMVLWFAFIFGIVFTGNKAGPPPPLFFILLPLMWVFAMAIWVGMLATAIIYGMKAGNGEWAAYPVIGGWARRVLEDEHPAPGPPAAY
- a CDS encoding secondary thiamine-phosphate synthase enzyme YjbQ — its product is MKFHTEYLTFNTKKHREYIHITPQVEAAVAKSGVREGMVLVSAMHITAGVYVNDSESGLIHDIDQWLEQLAPFRKDYLHHQTGESNGDSHLKSMLVHHEVMVPITAGKLDLGPWQRVFYAEFDGQRAKRVILKVMGE
- a CDS encoding FAD-dependent oxidoreductase, which codes for MPDLPNSAECVIIGGGIVGSSIAYHLTAAGCRDVLVIERETHQGKGSTGKSMGGVRAQFSTPVNIQMSLYSIPFYATFEERLGHPSGYRPQGYLFMATSEAHLKYLRTNYELQVKIGLKDVRLLAAEEIARLYPQLRSDDVVGGSFCASDGFVDPYSAMVGFMTRATEQGARLLRDTEVTAILRDARGIAGVETSRGPVATRKVVNAAGPWAAQVAKLAGVELPVEPLRRMLVPTEPFDAFPHSAPMIIDMSNGFHFRPEALGFLLAWNDPEETPGFKTDFDPAFVEKILTRAANRVPCFENVAVNPKRAWAGLYEMTPDHHPVLGPVRDLPGFFLANGFSGHGVMHAPATGKILADLILKGKSSLVDTRLLSLERFAEGHLLEETAVL